A genomic segment from Polyangium mundeleinium encodes:
- a CDS encoding SDR family oxidoreductase, producing MASKKTVLVLGATGGIGGEVARALRDRGFAVRALHRDAARVGARDEGLVWMQGDAMRGEDVRRAAEGASILVHAVNPPGYRRWSELVLPMLESSLAAARAVGARLVLPGTIYNYGPNAFPVLHEDSPQDPVTRKGAIRVEMERRLRAAAASGVRTLIVRAGDFFGPRAGNNWFSQGLVQPGKPVRTIQDPGRRGIGHQWSYLPDVAKTMVELIEREEALPAFASYHMAGHWDEDGTRMVDAIRRVVAASTGGAAPKVRAFPWWALGLAAPFVPLFREMKEMRYLWQQPIRMDNRRLLVVLGQEPHTPLDEAVRATLAGLGCS from the coding sequence ATGGCGAGCAAGAAGACGGTCCTCGTGCTGGGCGCAACCGGCGGCATCGGCGGCGAGGTGGCGCGAGCGCTGCGCGATCGAGGTTTTGCGGTGCGGGCCCTGCATCGGGATGCGGCGCGCGTGGGGGCGCGGGACGAGGGGCTCGTGTGGATGCAAGGCGACGCGATGCGCGGCGAGGACGTGCGGAGGGCGGCCGAGGGCGCGTCGATCCTCGTGCACGCCGTGAACCCGCCGGGCTACCGGCGCTGGAGCGAGCTCGTGCTGCCGATGCTGGAGAGCAGCCTCGCCGCCGCGCGGGCCGTCGGCGCGCGTCTCGTGCTGCCGGGGACCATCTACAATTACGGGCCCAATGCTTTCCCGGTGCTGCACGAGGATTCGCCGCAAGACCCGGTCACGCGCAAAGGCGCGATCCGCGTCGAGATGGAGCGCCGGCTGCGCGCCGCGGCCGCCTCTGGGGTGCGCACCTTGATCGTGCGCGCCGGTGACTTCTTCGGCCCGCGGGCGGGCAACAACTGGTTCTCGCAAGGCCTCGTGCAGCCGGGGAAGCCGGTCCGGACGATCCAGGACCCGGGCCGCCGTGGAATCGGGCACCAATGGTCCTACCTGCCCGACGTGGCGAAGACGATGGTCGAGCTCATCGAGCGCGAGGAGGCGCTCCCGGCCTTCGCGAGTTACCACATGGCCGGCCATTGGGACGAGGACGGCACGCGCATGGTGGATGCGATCCGCCGCGTGGTGGCGGCCTCGACGGGCGGCGCGGCGCCCAAGGTCCGCGCCTTCCCGTGGTGGGCGCTCGGGCTCGCCGCGCCCTTCGTGCCGCTGTTCCGCGAGATGAAGGAGATGCGTTACCTGTGGCAGCAGCCGATCCGCATGGACAACCGGCGGCTGCTCGTGGTGCTGGGCCAAGAGCCGCACACGCCGCTCGACGAGGCGGTGCGGGCGACGCTCGCGGGGCTCGGTTGCAGCTGA
- a CDS encoding glutathione-independent formaldehyde dehydrogenase, translating to MKAVVFKGRMEVVVEEVPDARIEQPTDAVVRITSAAICGSDLHMYDGRTAALPGTVLGHEPLGVVEEVGPAVEKVRPGDRVVMPFNISCGRCFNCARGYTAACLTVNPSAHGGAYGYVGMGPYRGGQAERLRVPFADTNCLPLPGVPGDDLEDDFVLLADVFPTGCFGADLAAVEPGMSVAVFGAGPVGLLAAYAAQLRGANEVYVVDYVPDRLQRAEAIGATAIDFTRGDPVEQIIAIRRARQGDLGADMGLADKMMGVMCGVEAVGFQAVDWEHPQDEKPNRVIEDLIRLVNPTGHIGIVGLYVPEDPGGINPHAKKGEIQISFGKLWEKGISFGTGQTPVLRYGPRLRDLVASGQARPSFVVTHRMPLEAAPDAYAKLARREEGYAKVILKPGG from the coding sequence ATGAAAGCAGTCGTCTTCAAGGGGCGCATGGAGGTCGTCGTCGAGGAGGTGCCCGATGCGCGCATCGAGCAACCGACCGACGCCGTCGTGCGGATCACGTCGGCCGCCATCTGCGGGAGTGATCTCCACATGTACGACGGCCGCACGGCCGCGCTGCCGGGCACGGTCCTCGGGCACGAGCCTCTCGGGGTCGTGGAAGAGGTCGGCCCCGCGGTGGAGAAGGTCCGGCCTGGCGACCGCGTGGTGATGCCATTCAACATCTCGTGCGGCAGGTGCTTCAACTGCGCGCGCGGCTATACCGCGGCCTGCTTGACGGTCAACCCGAGCGCCCATGGCGGCGCCTACGGCTACGTCGGAATGGGCCCTTATCGCGGCGGGCAGGCCGAGCGGCTGCGCGTTCCATTCGCGGATACGAACTGCCTCCCGCTGCCCGGCGTGCCGGGCGACGACCTCGAGGACGATTTCGTTCTGCTCGCGGACGTGTTCCCCACCGGCTGCTTCGGCGCGGATCTCGCGGCGGTCGAGCCGGGGATGAGCGTGGCCGTCTTCGGCGCGGGCCCGGTGGGGCTCCTCGCGGCGTACGCGGCGCAGCTCCGCGGCGCGAACGAGGTCTACGTCGTCGATTACGTGCCCGATCGGCTCCAGCGCGCGGAGGCGATCGGCGCGACGGCGATCGACTTCACGCGCGGGGATCCGGTCGAGCAGATCATCGCGATCCGGCGTGCGCGGCAGGGGGACCTCGGCGCGGACATGGGCCTGGCCGACAAGATGATGGGCGTGATGTGCGGCGTGGAGGCGGTGGGCTTCCAGGCGGTCGATTGGGAGCATCCCCAGGACGAGAAGCCAAACCGCGTCATCGAGGATCTCATTCGCCTGGTCAACCCCACGGGGCACATCGGCATCGTCGGTCTCTATGTCCCCGAGGATCCGGGCGGGATCAACCCGCACGCGAAAAAGGGCGAGATTCAGATCTCGTTTGGCAAGCTGTGGGAAAAGGGGATCTCCTTCGGGACAGGCCAGACGCCGGTGCTGCGCTACGGGCCGCGCTTGCGCGATCTCGTTGCTTCTGGCCAGGCCCGGCCGAGCTTCGTTGTCACCCACCGAATGCCGCTCGAAGCGGCGCCCGACGCATACGCCAAGCTCGCGCGGCGAGAGGAGGGCTACGCCAAGGTCATCCTCAAGCCGGGCGGATAG
- a CDS encoding hybrid sensor histidine kinase/response regulator, whose protein sequence is MNRRDIIANGGANGALLGSIDWAKTPLGPMDRWPASAAAAVELMVASGFPLGMVLGPDRSNALFLYNDAFIPFLGQKHPHAMGRRARDVWSEIWDFVEWALRQVWQTGRPVTGKDLLLRVERCEQPEEIHASISFSPIWGDDTVWGALICCIETTRGVIGERRERALRVIAHGLSEARTENDLYGRMGAVLLPLVKDVAFAALYVLDPEERRASRRVVVGLVADAPELPSEIDLSADADDAWGLGQAVRERRLRLVPSPAVRLSAAAALAEPPRTAAIVPVTCSPQASPVGVLIAGLSPVQAFDDAYATFVRRIAKEIGTALTGVRSLDHAHLRAAALAEFERERTRFLAEITHEFRTLVTLLIGPVEDLLDEVEPLSPAQRTQLQGVRRSAYRVLRYVTALLSFTRVDAGRAAVSFEPTDLAGLTREIARAFEPAAARAGLPLRIDCPPTSEPVLVARDMWEQIVLNLLANALKFTFTGEIEISLRIVAERALLTVRDTGTGIPAEALPHVFERFYRVPNARARSHEGVGIGLALVKSLVELHAGSIQVCSTLGKGTTFTVEIPRGIAASAVRLRDSPAPEAVAQSVAPFVEDALGWLAEEAPAEAAHAVEGPHEARRGRVLIAEDNSEMRAYLTRLLGLAHDVEVVPDGAAALALARARPPDLVLSDVAMPHGNGLDVVRALRADPATREIPIVLISARGGEDATIGALGAGADDYLVKPFSGRELRARVRTHLELARARREGAESRLKDVFLGLASHELRTPLTGLKLNVQLCQRELAAQGSPLATRLAGLHRSIDRMTRLVNDMLSVSAITEGKLTIHTTRCDLGQICRDAANELIQVSHRALVLDLPDAPVPVVADADRLGQVVANLLSNAIKYSAPDRPVKLTLRVEGHEEGIVRVEDAGPGIPVDALPHIFDRFYRVPTIGVQSGSYVGLGLGLFLAKAIVEQHRGRIWVESAVGKGSTFAFAIPLAGAMGR, encoded by the coding sequence ATGAACCGACGCGACATCATCGCGAACGGCGGCGCGAACGGCGCGCTTCTAGGCTCGATCGACTGGGCGAAGACACCCCTCGGCCCGATGGATCGCTGGCCAGCCTCCGCGGCCGCCGCGGTGGAGCTGATGGTCGCGAGTGGCTTCCCGCTCGGCATGGTGCTCGGCCCCGACCGTTCGAATGCGCTGTTCCTTTACAACGACGCGTTCATCCCCTTCCTCGGGCAAAAGCACCCCCACGCGATGGGGCGCCGCGCGCGCGACGTGTGGTCGGAGATATGGGATTTCGTCGAGTGGGCGCTGCGCCAGGTCTGGCAGACGGGTCGGCCGGTGACGGGCAAGGATCTCTTGCTCCGCGTCGAGCGCTGCGAACAGCCGGAGGAAATCCACGCCTCGATCTCGTTCAGCCCAATCTGGGGCGACGACACCGTCTGGGGCGCGCTCATCTGCTGCATCGAGACGACCCGGGGGGTGATCGGGGAGCGGCGCGAGCGCGCGCTCCGCGTGATTGCCCACGGCCTGAGCGAAGCGCGCACGGAGAACGACCTTTATGGCCGTATGGGCGCGGTCCTGTTGCCCCTGGTCAAGGACGTCGCCTTCGCGGCGCTCTACGTGCTCGACCCGGAGGAGCGCCGTGCGTCGCGGCGCGTCGTGGTGGGGCTCGTGGCGGACGCGCCGGAGCTCCCGAGCGAGATCGATCTGAGCGCCGACGCCGACGACGCCTGGGGGCTCGGGCAAGCGGTGCGCGAGCGCCGGCTCCGCCTGGTCCCGTCCCCGGCCGTGCGGCTGTCGGCCGCGGCCGCGCTCGCGGAGCCCCCACGCACGGCCGCGATCGTGCCGGTGACGTGCTCGCCGCAAGCGAGCCCCGTCGGGGTTCTGATCGCGGGGCTCAGCCCCGTCCAGGCCTTCGACGATGCCTACGCCACCTTCGTGCGGCGCATCGCCAAGGAGATCGGGACGGCGCTCACGGGGGTGCGCAGCCTCGACCACGCGCACCTCCGGGCCGCGGCGCTGGCCGAGTTCGAGCGGGAGAGGACCCGGTTCCTCGCCGAGATCACCCACGAGTTCCGCACCCTGGTCACGCTCCTCATCGGCCCTGTCGAGGATCTGCTCGACGAGGTCGAGCCCCTCTCGCCCGCGCAGCGCACCCAGCTCCAGGGCGTCCGCCGCAGCGCCTACCGCGTGCTGCGCTACGTCACCGCGCTGCTCAGCTTCACGCGCGTCGACGCCGGCCGCGCCGCGGTCTCGTTCGAGCCCACCGATCTCGCCGGCCTCACGCGGGAGATCGCCCGGGCCTTCGAGCCCGCGGCGGCGCGGGCCGGGCTCCCTCTTCGAATCGACTGTCCGCCCACGTCCGAGCCCGTCCTCGTGGCGCGCGACATGTGGGAGCAGATCGTCCTCAACCTGCTCGCCAACGCGCTCAAGTTCACCTTCACGGGCGAGATCGAGATCTCCCTTCGCATCGTCGCCGAGCGCGCGCTGCTCACCGTCCGCGACACGGGCACGGGCATCCCGGCCGAAGCGCTGCCGCACGTCTTCGAGCGTTTCTATCGTGTGCCCAACGCGCGCGCGCGCAGTCACGAGGGCGTGGGCATCGGGCTCGCTCTGGTGAAGAGCCTCGTCGAGCTGCACGCGGGATCCATCCAGGTGTGCAGTACACTGGGCAAAGGCACCACCTTCACCGTCGAGATTCCGCGCGGCATCGCCGCGTCCGCCGTGCGTCTGCGCGATTCGCCCGCCCCGGAGGCGGTCGCGCAGAGCGTCGCGCCGTTCGTGGAGGACGCGCTCGGCTGGCTCGCGGAGGAGGCGCCCGCCGAGGCCGCCCACGCCGTGGAGGGGCCGCACGAAGCGCGGCGCGGCCGCGTCCTCATCGCCGAGGACAACAGCGAGATGCGCGCCTACCTGACGCGGCTGCTCGGCCTTGCGCACGATGTCGAGGTGGTACCGGACGGCGCGGCCGCGCTCGCGCTCGCTCGGGCGCGCCCGCCGGATCTCGTGCTCTCCGACGTGGCCATGCCGCACGGAAACGGCCTCGACGTGGTACGCGCGCTCCGCGCCGACCCCGCGACGCGCGAGATCCCCATCGTCCTCATCTCCGCCCGCGGCGGGGAGGACGCGACCATCGGCGCGCTCGGCGCGGGCGCCGACGATTACCTCGTCAAGCCCTTCTCGGGCCGCGAACTCCGCGCGCGCGTGCGCACCCACCTGGAGCTCGCCCGCGCGCGCCGCGAGGGCGCCGAGTCCCGACTCAAGGACGTCTTCCTCGGCCTCGCCTCCCACGAGCTCCGCACCCCGCTCACGGGCCTCAAGCTCAACGTCCAGCTCTGCCAGCGCGAGCTCGCGGCCCAGGGCTCCCCGCTGGCCACGCGCCTGGCGGGGTTGCATCGATCGATCGACCGCATGACGCGCCTCGTGAACGACATGCTCAGCGTCTCCGCCATCACCGAGGGCAAGCTCACGATCCACACCACGCGCTGCGATCTCGGCCAGATCTGCCGGGATGCCGCCAACGAATTGATCCAGGTGAGTCATCGCGCGCTCGTGCTCGATCTGCCCGACGCGCCCGTCCCCGTCGTCGCAGACGCGGATCGGCTCGGCCAGGTCGTGGCCAACCTGCTGTCGAACGCCATCAAGTACTCGGCTCCGGACCGACCGGTGAAGCTCACGCTCCGGGTGGAAGGGCACGAGGAGGGGATCGTGCGCGTGGAGGACGCGGGCCCTGGCATCCCGGTGGATGCGCTGCCGCACATCTTCGATCGCTTCTACCGCGTGCCGACCATCGGCGTGCAAAGCGGCTCGTACGTGGGCCTGGGCCTCGGGCTCTTCCTCGCCAAGGCCATCGTGGAGCAGCACCGTGGCCGCATCTGGGTCGAGAGCGCCGTCGGCAAGGGCAGCACGTTCGCGTTCGCCATCCCTCTGGCCGGCGCGATGGGCCGCTGA
- a CDS encoding helix-turn-helix domain-containing protein, giving the protein MHLGATIRLLRLDAGFSLRDLAQRIGVSSAYLCRVEHGHDAVPTPDRLEAIARALGVPPYLLVGAAHKVGPAIEGYAEEVPSAGMLFLDIARRRLGPAEVARIRAFVAREFPAPEHSEERPSLARLLSPERVILQLTCPGLEDAIEIAASRFPRPPGGPSVQELVTEILAREQAASAALGGGVVLPHGVFGSMPTSAVLVTLARPFSLPEAPDDEPIRLVLVLVLGEPSRGHLALLAHVARLSSDGLADRIAAAKSPEEAIRGVEEMEDGG; this is encoded by the coding sequence ATGCACCTCGGAGCGACGATCCGCCTGCTGCGCCTGGACGCAGGTTTCTCCCTGCGGGACCTCGCGCAGCGTATCGGCGTCTCGAGCGCGTACCTGTGCCGCGTCGAGCACGGCCACGACGCCGTCCCGACCCCGGATCGCCTGGAGGCCATCGCGCGCGCGCTCGGCGTGCCTCCGTACTTGCTCGTCGGGGCCGCGCACAAGGTGGGCCCCGCGATCGAGGGGTACGCCGAGGAGGTGCCGAGCGCGGGCATGTTGTTCCTGGACATCGCGCGAAGGAGGCTCGGGCCGGCGGAGGTCGCGCGCATCCGGGCGTTCGTGGCGCGGGAGTTCCCGGCGCCCGAGCATTCCGAGGAGCGCCCGTCGCTCGCCCGGCTGCTCTCGCCCGAGCGCGTCATCCTGCAGCTCACCTGCCCCGGGCTCGAGGACGCGATCGAGATCGCGGCGAGCCGGTTCCCGCGTCCGCCCGGCGGGCCGAGCGTGCAAGAGCTCGTGACGGAGATCCTCGCACGAGAGCAGGCGGCCTCGGCGGCGCTCGGCGGCGGGGTGGTGCTCCCGCACGGGGTCTTTGGGTCGATGCCCACGTCCGCGGTGCTGGTGACGCTGGCGCGGCCGTTCTCGTTGCCCGAGGCGCCCGACGACGAGCCGATCCGGCTGGTTCTGGTGCTGGTCCTCGGCGAGCCCAGCCGCGGGCACCTGGCGTTGCTCGCGCACGTCGCGCGCCTGTCGAGCGACGGCCTCGCCGACCGGATCGCCGCGGCGAAGAGCCCCGAGGAGGCGATCCGGGGCGTCGAGGAGATGGAGGACGGGGGCTAG
- a CDS encoding cation:proton antiporter domain-containing protein — MHAITHNPLTLLILQMTMVVALSRVLGAFLRRIGQPMVVAEITAGILLGPSLLGWLSPGVMDTVFPKSSMSLLGMLSQVGLVLFMFLIGLELDPKLLKNRGHASVVISHTSIIVPFALGALVAPWLRSRLSEPDVPFSSFTLFMGVAMSITAFPVLARILAERRLLRTKVGALAITCAAVDDVTAWCLLAFVVSAVRATGLDGAVRTTVLALGYIAVMLLVVRPFLARLGARSGTQPVNQNVVALAMLLLLVSSMVTEAIGIHALFGAFVLGAAIPKDGGLAEALAHKLEDVVVVLLLPLFFAYSGLRTQIGLLSSPQHWAICALLIFLACAGKFGGSALAARFTGLGWRESSAIGILMNTRGLMELVVLNIGLDLGVISPTLFTMMVLMALFTTFITTPLLQYVYPFERFAKEVAGTPEATPMPVAQAPVFTMVMCVADDRTGPGMVTLGSALGGSEAAERLYALHLIEPDDRASFLLRQEHGSTAGEGKVLEPLLAQAKSLTLPVKPLSFVSGEPAVDICRVAEAKRADLLLLGWRKPLIGRSALSGTVYEVMKRAPADVGVLVDRGLTQIRRVLVPFLGGAHDRAALRLAKRITHIAGADVTVLHVVAPDRSGGKGSGAKARMEEVFREPGASGQVTFEVVEHDVPSQAALAEAKRGYDLVIVGAGAEWGLEERLFGLHSEKMIHACPVSLLVVHQHGDARAAAKASRAVVVPATQEQAPS, encoded by the coding sequence ATGCACGCCATCACGCACAACCCGCTGACCCTGCTCATCCTACAGATGACCATGGTCGTCGCCCTGTCACGGGTGCTTGGCGCGTTCCTCCGGCGCATCGGCCAACCCATGGTGGTCGCCGAGATCACCGCGGGCATCCTCCTCGGCCCCTCCCTGCTCGGGTGGCTCTCCCCGGGCGTGATGGACACGGTCTTCCCCAAGAGCTCGATGTCCCTGCTCGGCATGCTCAGCCAGGTCGGGCTCGTGCTCTTCATGTTCCTCATCGGGCTCGAGCTCGACCCGAAGCTGCTCAAGAACCGCGGCCACGCCTCCGTGGTCATCAGCCACACGAGCATCATCGTCCCCTTTGCGCTCGGCGCCCTCGTGGCCCCGTGGCTCCGCAGCCGCCTCTCCGAGCCCGACGTCCCGTTCAGCTCCTTCACCCTGTTCATGGGCGTCGCCATGAGCATCACGGCCTTCCCGGTCCTCGCGCGGATCCTCGCCGAGCGACGCCTGCTCCGGACCAAGGTCGGCGCCCTCGCCATCACCTGCGCCGCCGTCGACGACGTGACGGCCTGGTGCTTGCTCGCCTTCGTCGTCTCCGCCGTACGCGCGACCGGCCTCGACGGCGCCGTCCGCACGACCGTGCTCGCCCTCGGCTACATCGCCGTGATGCTCCTCGTCGTGCGGCCCTTCCTCGCGCGGCTCGGCGCGCGGAGCGGGACGCAGCCCGTCAACCAGAACGTCGTCGCCCTCGCGATGCTGCTCCTCTTGGTCTCCAGCATGGTGACCGAGGCCATCGGGATCCACGCGCTCTTCGGCGCCTTCGTCCTCGGCGCCGCCATCCCCAAGGACGGCGGCCTCGCCGAGGCGCTCGCCCACAAGCTCGAGGACGTCGTCGTGGTGCTGCTCCTGCCGCTCTTCTTCGCCTACAGCGGCCTGCGGACGCAGATCGGGCTCCTCTCGAGCCCCCAGCACTGGGCCATCTGCGCTTTGCTCATCTTCCTCGCGTGCGCGGGCAAGTTCGGCGGCAGCGCCCTCGCCGCGCGGTTCACCGGCCTCGGCTGGCGCGAGTCGAGCGCCATCGGCATCCTCATGAACACGCGCGGCCTGATGGAGCTCGTCGTCCTCAACATCGGGCTCGATCTCGGCGTCATCTCGCCCACGCTGTTCACCATGATGGTGCTGATGGCGCTCTTCACGACGTTCATCACGACGCCGCTGCTCCAGTACGTCTACCCGTTCGAGCGCTTCGCCAAGGAAGTCGCGGGGACCCCCGAGGCGACGCCGATGCCCGTGGCGCAGGCGCCCGTCTTCACGATGGTGATGTGCGTCGCCGACGACCGCACGGGGCCCGGGATGGTCACGCTCGGCAGCGCGCTCGGCGGATCCGAGGCGGCCGAGCGGCTCTACGCCCTGCACCTCATCGAGCCCGACGATCGCGCCTCGTTCCTCCTCCGCCAGGAGCACGGCAGCACCGCGGGCGAAGGCAAGGTGCTCGAGCCGCTGCTCGCGCAGGCCAAATCCCTCACGCTGCCCGTCAAGCCCCTGAGCTTCGTCTCCGGCGAGCCCGCGGTCGACATCTGCCGCGTGGCCGAGGCCAAGCGCGCCGACCTCCTCCTGCTCGGCTGGCGCAAGCCGCTCATCGGCCGGTCGGCGCTCTCGGGGACGGTCTACGAGGTCATGAAGCGCGCGCCCGCCGACGTCGGCGTGCTCGTGGATCGCGGACTCACGCAGATCCGCCGTGTCCTCGTGCCCTTCCTCGGCGGCGCGCACGACCGAGCGGCGTTGCGCCTCGCCAAGCGCATCACGCACATCGCCGGGGCCGACGTGACCGTGCTGCACGTGGTTGCGCCCGACCGGAGCGGGGGCAAGGGGAGCGGCGCGAAGGCGCGCATGGAGGAGGTCTTCCGGGAGCCCGGCGCCTCGGGCCAGGTGACCTTCGAGGTCGTGGAGCACGACGTCCCCTCCCAGGCGGCGCTCGCCGAGGCCAAGCGCGGGTACGACCTGGTCATCGTGGGCGCGGGGGCCGAGTGGGGCCTCGAGGAGCGCCTGTTCGGGCTGCACTCCGAGAAGATGATCCACGCCTGCCCCGTGTCGCTCCTCGTGGTCCACCAGCATGGCGACGCCCGCGCGGCCGCGAAGGCCTCGCGCGCGGTGGTGGTCCCGGCGACGCAGGAACAAGCTCCCTCCTGA
- a CDS encoding DUF6687 family protein: MAARHFEFIPMGERAPEGAVSCDGLVAGAALDLSHWAKNRTPKAFKADTSVEIALAFVREASPADAPSVVVNNHFDADGVLAVWSLLDPETAAAHAGLLVAAAEAGDFDEWPAETRGIWLNIAIRRLVTLKPEASAYPIALAALGELVRTIETREDLWGTSYSALLEAERRANAGDVVSFAVGPIRVFHHGPGVPEAPGAVLSKIGATGEGVRRLLLAFEEPDGSFRYRYELPRWAWADTVVRPVIPAPSRHGLAAGLGPEWAMKGVDFAMTTLLRTTAPLHEAPRVMAERFASIERFEA, from the coding sequence ATGGCCGCGCGACATTTCGAGTTCATTCCCATGGGCGAGCGTGCGCCCGAAGGCGCCGTCTCCTGCGACGGGCTCGTCGCGGGCGCGGCCCTCGACCTGAGCCACTGGGCGAAGAATCGAACGCCGAAGGCCTTCAAGGCCGATACCTCCGTCGAAATCGCGCTCGCGTTCGTCCGCGAGGCCTCGCCGGCCGACGCGCCCTCGGTCGTCGTGAACAACCATTTCGACGCGGATGGCGTGCTCGCCGTCTGGTCGCTGCTCGACCCGGAGACGGCCGCGGCGCACGCGGGGCTCCTCGTCGCGGCGGCCGAGGCGGGCGATTTCGACGAATGGCCGGCCGAGACGCGCGGGATCTGGCTCAACATCGCGATCCGGCGGTTGGTCACGCTGAAGCCCGAGGCGAGCGCGTATCCGATCGCGCTCGCCGCGCTCGGCGAGCTCGTGCGCACCATCGAGACGCGCGAGGATCTCTGGGGGACGTCGTATTCCGCATTGCTCGAAGCCGAGCGGCGCGCGAACGCGGGGGACGTGGTTTCCTTTGCCGTCGGCCCGATCCGCGTGTTCCACCACGGGCCGGGTGTGCCCGAGGCGCCGGGGGCCGTGCTTTCGAAGATCGGTGCGACGGGGGAGGGCGTGCGCAGGCTGCTCCTCGCGTTCGAGGAGCCGGACGGCTCGTTCCGCTATCGGTACGAGCTGCCGCGCTGGGCCTGGGCCGATACGGTCGTGCGCCCCGTGATCCCTGCGCCGAGCCGCCATGGGCTCGCCGCGGGCCTCGGGCCGGAGTGGGCGATGAAGGGCGTCGATTTCGCGATGACGACCCTCCTGCGCACGACGGCGCCGCTCCACGAGGCGCCGCGCGTGATGGCGGAACGTTTCGCCTCGATCGAGCGGTTCGAGGCCTGA
- a CDS encoding quinone-dependent dihydroorotate dehydrogenase encodes MYRLLFRLLLRRMSAETAHHLGFGLLRCLMALPGARALGKWLFGPRDPRLGVRALGLDFPGPLGLAAGFDKDARGFEALGALGFAFVEIGTVTGEAQGGNPKPRLFRLEADRALVNRMGFNNEGSRAAAERLAKRRPGGVIVGANIGKTKVVAESEAAADYVASAERLAAHADYMVVNVSSPNTPGLRDLQSTEKLRPLLEGVRAALDRASPGRRVPLLVKIAPDLADEDIDAIGDLARELGLDGIIATNTTIRRDGLATEAAEVAEIGAGGLSGRPVKARALAVLRRLRARVGDSMVLVAAGGVESADDAWERIAAGATLVQAYTAFIYEGPAFARRIHEGILSRMRAEGIGSIAELVGKDAR; translated from the coding sequence ATGTATCGCCTGCTGTTCCGCCTGCTCCTCCGTCGTATGTCCGCCGAGACGGCCCACCACCTCGGCTTCGGCCTGCTCCGGTGTTTGATGGCCCTGCCCGGCGCGCGCGCCCTCGGGAAGTGGCTCTTCGGCCCGCGGGATCCGCGCCTCGGGGTGCGGGCCTTGGGCCTCGATTTCCCGGGCCCGCTCGGCCTCGCCGCCGGGTTCGACAAGGACGCGCGGGGGTTCGAGGCGCTCGGCGCGCTCGGGTTCGCGTTCGTGGAGATCGGCACGGTCACGGGCGAGGCGCAGGGCGGAAACCCGAAGCCCAGGCTCTTTCGTCTGGAGGCGGATCGGGCGCTCGTGAACCGGATGGGTTTCAACAACGAGGGCTCGCGCGCGGCGGCCGAGCGGCTCGCGAAGCGGCGGCCAGGCGGCGTGATCGTGGGCGCGAACATCGGCAAGACGAAGGTCGTGGCCGAATCCGAGGCCGCGGCCGATTACGTGGCGAGCGCCGAGCGCCTCGCCGCGCACGCCGATTACATGGTGGTCAACGTGAGCTCGCCGAATACGCCGGGCCTGCGGGATCTGCAATCCACCGAGAAGCTACGCCCGCTGCTCGAAGGCGTGCGCGCGGCGCTCGATCGCGCCTCGCCCGGACGGCGCGTGCCGCTGCTCGTGAAGATCGCGCCCGACCTCGCGGACGAGGACATCGACGCGATCGGCGACCTCGCGCGGGAGCTCGGCCTTGATGGAATCATCGCGACGAACACGACGATCCGCCGCGACGGCCTGGCGACGGAGGCCGCCGAGGTCGCGGAGATCGGCGCGGGCGGGCTCTCGGGTCGGCCCGTGAAGGCGCGCGCGCTCGCGGTGCTGCGCAGGCTCCGGGCGCGCGTGGGCGATTCAATGGTGCTCGTCGCCGCCGGTGGTGTGGAGAGTGCGGACGATGCGTGGGAGCGCATCGCCGCGGGGGCGACGCTGGTGCAGGCGTACACGGCGTTCATCTACGAGGGCCCCGCGTTCGCGCGGCGGATCCACGAGGGGATCCTGTCGCGGATGCGCGCCGAGGGGATCGGCTCGATCGCGGAGCTCGTGGGCAAAGACGCGCGTTAG
- a CDS encoding rhodanese-like domain-containing protein, which yields MRAPAFSAAVLVSLLAVLPACSKDESAAPPGPSQQPTAQTGLPDRDPALARKLVSEGGVLIDVRTPEEYADRHLDNATNIPVGEFETRLSEVEKLTGGDKTKPIVVHCAAGPRAARAKKILLDAGYTQVTNLGGINDWDAK from the coding sequence ATGCGAGCCCCTGCGTTTTCCGCCGCCGTCCTGGTTTCCCTCCTCGCCGTCCTCCCGGCCTGCTCGAAGGACGAGTCGGCCGCGCCGCCCGGGCCGTCCCAGCAGCCGACCGCGCAGACGGGCCTGCCCGACCGCGACCCCGCGCTCGCGCGCAAGCTCGTGTCCGAGGGCGGCGTCCTGATCGACGTGCGCACCCCGGAGGAGTACGCCGACCGCCACCTCGACAACGCCACGAACATCCCCGTGGGCGAGTTCGAAACACGCCTCTCCGAGGTCGAAAAGCTCACGGGCGGCGACAAGACGAAGCCGATCGTCGTGCACTGCGCCGCCGGCCCGCGCGCCGCGCGCGCCAAGAAGATCCTGCTCGACGCGGGGTACACGCAGGTCACGAACCTCGGCGGGATCAACGACTGGGACGCAAAGTAG